In Zingiber officinale cultivar Zhangliang chromosome 11B, Zo_v1.1, whole genome shotgun sequence, a single window of DNA contains:
- the LOC122035012 gene encoding putative 1-phosphatidylinositol-3-phosphate 5-kinase FAB1D isoform X1 has product MPFSSFLFSLLFPLFFKWDEYMCQSCLLKQTLLDRSRHYKSSQGNYGEESFIMDDSLSCTSGCESCSSSFSDIQATLNVQGREDGYATLNTDEKLRDFKEKSSLDGSNEGGSRCHISSGKKISSSSFENNEDEHILSNGILDDAQSKNSRLVSYHIQNHMDGDILPWFPDFESDPYIWLPPEPENMEDDKPSIADNHDDDEYSSTEWKQASSLSSLDEHHGSIQTSREKRQKAMLEAMNGQFKILVSRFLASEGVTFSRLDDDNGWVDIVASLSWKAALLVKPDATEGRAMDPGEYVKVKCIASGSPQQSELINGLVFKKNAAHKHMQTKFKNPKLLLLQGILGHSSVGLSSFNSMEQEKEYLKTMTEMIEACHPNVVLVEKNISRDIQESLIEKGITMVSDMKHHRLARISLCTGSPIISSSNFPTKLILPHCDFFHFERFVEEYSNVSEGGKKPSKTLMYLEGFQKPLGFTILLKGAESNELKQIKRVVQYTVFAGYHLILETSFLADQRVFFTDNNVARRESGNLNSEPFCLINHEGCLSFVASEQGVDVPICSGSFGSFKDGMTSSDSHLAYMISEKSGFVDTNMLGSFQSRNLLSLLSSHHGDKSTSNAESSSIEFVIQNTIYDGKKTDHRISENSETKEAKLGNGAFDYKGNWIKNSISVDDDAYISKKQQKDEVESVLDSQSILVLLSKQCITKATICYQSHLSRIKYYGYFDISLGRFLKDMLLDQSGCTFCGEPPDAHVYSYTHQNGNLSVYIKKISPDFHLPGESEGKIWMWTRCLRCKNGSEIPTRRVPLSSSACSLSFGKFLELSFSGHSAASRLSECGHSLHRDFLRFFGLGLKVAMFVYSSIKIYVACKPPPVLEFHDPKGQEWFKREMKDVLSRGCKLFSEVSDLLQNLKSRYIGTQVKQCAKISGSLKGFAEVEEMLILEKAEFEASLLKATYEVLGLKWLNQELLLELYIWDRRLDCLFRDMKCLRESVLVVDEVSTAPSHEDETTSCADDIQIDADVQSTKIFVETNDNSNKLLDIGLAKLVQSDRKFSDKSLNDELVSSSLELPRKPGDLPSSPRDSNTNQKVSAYISSDIQFDHSIEAVEDPFVNKAIDDLKDDEAVADSEMTTKPSVNDSSTSVYAKSEGPEELIWAPFSDLKREYRKDLNGGSFRKFKFINAYTPSYLSPLHQLSSGEMDSLHFPIGPGENILSVTQDEISSIIACALSISEDHSTLSDNEPKELHKSYSLTSDSSGISTNWVSTGSTETEGINMPHSNFSLLSDESFTSISEGSVSVDHTLHPEVAVGMDKVSGKSIFFVVCIYAKQFYTLRKKCCPSELVYITSLSRCKKWDAQGGKSKAFFAKTLDDRLIIKQIKKTELDSFLKFGPDYFKHVFHSFDSGSQTCLAKILGMYQVRQIKNGKEIKTDLMVMENLLFGHEVSRTYDLKGASFARYVTDAKYGKTVLLDQNFVEDMCKSPIYLGGKTKHLLQRAIWNDTSFLTSINVMDYSLLVGVDDERKELVFGIIDYLRQYTWDKQLETWVKASMVVPKNELPTVISPKEYKKRFRKFMTRYFLAVPHCWNYEHCSLTCVFCVDGKKNSAKVYNAELSDQ; this is encoded by the exons ATGCCCTTCTCAagttttttgttttctttgttattTCCCTTGTTCTTTAAATGGG ATGAATACATGTGCCAATCATGTCTCCTAAAACAGACACTTCTAG ATCGGTCACGGCACTACAAGTCCAGTCAGGGCAATTATGGTGAAGAATCTTTTATAATGGACGATTCTCTTAGTTGTACATCAGGCTGTGAAAGCTGTTCTTCAAGCTTTA GTGATATACAGGCTACTTTGAATGTGCAGGGCAG GGAGGATGGTTATGCTACCTTAAATACTGATGAAAAACTGAGAGATTTCAAGGAAAAGTCTTCTCTTGATGGGAGCAATGAAGGTGGCTCCAGATGTCACATTTCATCTGGAAAAAAAATATCATCTAGTTCATTTGAAAATAACGAAGACGAACACATATTAAGCAATGGCATCTTGGATGATGCTCAATCCAAAAATTCTAGGCTTGTTTCGTATCATATTCAAAATCACATGGATGGCGATATTCTTCCATGGTTTCCTGATTTCGAATCAGATCCTTACATCTGGCTACCTCCTGAACCAGAAAACATGGAAGATGACAAACCCAGCATTGCTGACAATCATGATGATGATGAGTACAGCAGTACAGAGTGGAAACAGGCAAGTTCTTTAAGCAGTTTGGATGAGCATCATGGAAGCATTCAAACTTCCAGAGAGAAAAGACAAAAGGCAATGTTAGAAGCAATGAATGGACAATTCAAGATTCTCGTTAGTCGTTTTTTAGCATCAGAAGGTGTTACTTTTTCTAGGCTAGATGATGATAATGGGTGGGTAGACATTGTTGCTTCCCTATCTTGGAAAGCTGCATTGCTTGTGAAGCCAGATGCTACTGAAGGACGAGCAATGGATCCTGGGGAATATGTGAAGGTGAAATGTATAGCATCTGGTAGTCCTCAACAGAG CGAACTGATCAATGGATTAGTGTTTAAGAAGAATGCTGCTCATAAGCACATGCAGACCAAGTTCAAAAATCCTAAACTCCTACTTCTTCAGGGGATCCTTGGCCATTCTTCTGTAGGTTTATCATCATTTAACTCCATGGAGCAG GAAAAGGAATATTTGAAGACCATGACTGAAATGATAGAGGCTTGCCATCCAAATGTGGTTTTAGTGGAGAAAAATATTTCTCGTGACATACAAGAATCTCTGATCGAGAAAGGAATAACTATGGTGTCTGATATGAAGCATCATCGGTTGGCAAGGATTTCTTTATGTACTGGTTCTCCTATAATTTCTTCTTCTAATTTTCCAACGAAATTGATCCTGCCACATTGCGACTTTTTCCACTTTGAAAGGTTTGTGGAAGAATATAGTAATGTTAGTGAAGGTGGAAAAAAGCCAAGCAAAACCTTAATGTATCTAGAAGGATTTCAAAAACCATTGGGTTTTACT ATATTGCTGAAGGGTGCTGAGAGTAATGAACTGAAACAGATTAAGCGGGTTGTTCAATACACAGTTTTTGCCGGATACCATTTGATACTTGAGACTTCATTCTTGGCAGATCAAAGAGTGTTTTTCACTGATAATAATGTTGCAAGAAGAGAAAGTGGAAATTTGAATAGTGAACCATTTTGCTTGATTAACCATGAAGGTTGTTTGTCTTTTGTAGCTTCAGAGCAAGGAGTAGATGTTCCAATATGCAGTGGTTCATTTGGTAGTTTTAAAGATGGGATGACATCATCAGATTCTCACTTGGCATATATGATTTCTGAAAAATCTGGTTTTGTTGACACAAATATGTTAGGCTCCTTTCAATCTAGAAATTTGCTATCTCTTCTCTCTTCCCATCATGGAGACAAATCTACTTCCAATGCTGAATCTTCTTCAATAGAGTTTGTCATTCAAAATACAATATACGATGGAAAAAAAACTGATCATAGAATCTCAGAAAACTCTGAAACTAAAGAAGCAAAGCTAGGTAATGGAGCTTTTGATTATAAGGGCAATTGGATCAAGAACTCTATTAGTGTTGATGATGATGCTTACATTTCTAAGAAACAACAGAAGGATGAAGTTGAGAGTGTATTGGATTCACAGAGTATTTTGGTTTTACTTTCAAAACAGTGTATAACAAAAGCAACCATATGTTATCAGAGTCATCTTTCCCGTATTAAATATTATGGGTATTTTGACATTTCACTAGGACGATTTCTGAAAGATATGTTGCTTGATcag AGTGGTTGCACTTTTTGTGGTGAACCACCAGACGCACATGTTTACTCTTACACTCATCAGAATGGGAATTTAAGTGTATACATCAAGAAAATTTCTCCTGATTTCCATCTGCCCGGTGAATCTGAAGGGAAAATTTGGATGTGGACTCGTTGTTTGAGATGTAAGAATGGAAGTGAGATACCCACAAGGAGAGTCCCCTTATCTAGTTCGGCATGCAGTCTTTCATTTGGGAAGTTCTTAGAACTCAGTTTCTCTGGTCATTCTGCAGCTAGTAGGCTATCTGAATGTGGCCATTCATTGCACAGGGATTTCCTACGTTTTTTTGG ATTAGGCTTGAAGGTTGCTATGTTTGTTTATTCATCAATCAAGATATATGTTGCTTGTAAACCACCACCTGTTTTGGAGTTCCATGATCCAAAAGGACAAGAGTGGTTTAAGAGAGAAATGAAAGAT GTTCTTTCTCGAGGGTGCAAACTTTTCTCTGAAGTTTCAGACCTGTTGCAGAACTTAAAGTCTAGATATATTGGCACTCAAGTCAAACAATGTGCTAAGATCTCAGGTTCACTCAAAGGATTTGCTGAAGTTGAAGAGATGTTGATACTGGAAAAGGCTGAATTTGAG GCTTCTTTGCTGAAGGCAACTTATGAGGTTCTTGGTTTAAAGTGGCTTAACCAGGAGCTCCTTCTTGAGTTATATATTTGGGACCGCCGTTTAGATTGCCTTTTCCGAGATATGAAATGCCTAAGGGAAAGTGTGCTTGTAGTTGATGAAGTTTCCACAGCGCCTAGTCATGAAGATGAAACAACCTCTTGTGCTGATGACATACAAATTGATGCTGATGTTCAATCAACTAAAATTTTTGTTGAGACAAATGATAACTCCAATAAGCTTCTTGATATTGGTTTGGCCAAGTTGGTACAATCAGACAGAAAGTTTTCTGATAAATCACTGAATGATGAGTTGGTATCATCTTCTCTTGAACTCCCACGGAAACCAGGTGATTTACCTTCATCTCCCAGAGATAGTAACACTAATCAGAAAGTGTCTGCATATATTTCCAGTGACATACAATTTGATCATTCTATAGAAGCTGTTGAAGATCCTTTTGTCAATAAAGCAATTGATGATCTGAAAGATGACGAGGCAGTTGCTGATTCCGAAATGACTACTAAACCCTCTGTGAATGATTCTTCTACAAGTGTTTATGCAAAATCAGAAGGTCCAGAAGAATTGATTTGGGCTCCATTTTCTGATTTAAAGAGGGAATACAGAAAGGATCTCAATGGTGGCTCATTTCGAAAGTTCAAATTTATTAATGCCTACACGCCATCTTATCTTTCTCCATTGCATCAGCTTTCTTCTGGTGAAATGGACTCATTACACTTTCCAATCGGCCCTGGTGAGAATATCCTATCTGTTACCCAGGATGAGATATCAAGTATAATTGCCTGTGCACTTTCCATATCTGAAGATCATTCTACCTTGTCAGACAATGAACCAAAGGAGCTACATAAATCTTATAGCTTGACATCTGATAGTTCTGGGATCTCTACAAATTGGGTTTCTACAGGGTCAACAGAGACCGAAGGAATAAATATGCCACACAGTAACTTTTCACTCTTGTCGGATGAGTCTTTCACCTCAATTTCTGAAGGTTCAGTATCTGTTGATCATACTCTGCATCCTGAAGTGGCTGTGGGGATGGATAAGGTTTCTGGGAAAAGTATTTTCTTTGTCGTTTGCATATATGCGAAGCAATTTTATACTCTCAGAAAGAAATGTTGTCCTTCAGAACTTGTTTACATAACTTCCTTAAGCCGTTGCAAGAAGTGGGATGCTCAAGGAGGGAAAAGCAAAGCTTTTTTTGCAAAGACACTGGATGACAGGCTCATAATTAAACAAATCAAGAAGACAGAACTGGATTCCTTCCTAAAGTTTGGACCTGATTATTTTAAGCACGTTTTTCATTCTTTTGATTCAGGGAGCCAAACTTGTCTTGCTAAAATCTTAGGAATGTATCAG GTTCGGCAAATTAAGAATgggaaagaaataaaaactgatctCATGGTGATGGAAAATCTTCTTTTTGGACATGAAGTTTCACGAACATATGATCTGAAGGGTGCTAGCTTTGCTCGATATGTCACTGATGCAAAGTATGGCAAAACAGTTCTCTTGGATCAAAACTTTGTGGAGGACATGTGTAAATCCCCCATATATCTGGGTGGGAAAACTAAACATCTTCTTCAACGGGCCATTTGGAATGATACTTCATTTCTCACT TCTATCAATGTCATGGATTACTCTCTACTTGTTGGAGTGGATGATGAACGAAAAGAGCTTGTGTTTGGCATTATAGACTATTTGAGGCAGTATACATGGGACAAGCAGCTGGAGACTTGGGTGAAAGCTTCGATGGTCGTTCCCAAGAATGAACTACCAACGGTTATTTCACCTAAAGAGTACAAGAAAAGGTTCAGAAAATTCATGACCAGATACTTTTTAGCAGTTCCTCATTGTTGGAACTATGAACACTGTTCACTGACATGCGTATTTTGTGTCGATGGAAAAAAGAATTCGGCCAAAGTTTATAATGCAGAGCTGTCAGATCAGTGA